One region of Emys orbicularis isolate rEmyOrb1 chromosome 4, rEmyOrb1.hap1, whole genome shotgun sequence genomic DNA includes:
- the LOC135877152 gene encoding histone H4-like — protein MSGRGKDGKGLGKGGAKHHCKVLRDNIQGISKPAISHLAQHGGVKHILGLIYEETCGVLKVFLENMICDAVTYTERAKRKTVTAMDVVYALKCQGRTL, from the coding sequence ATGTCTGGTCGTGGTAAGGATGGTAAAGGCTTGGGGAAGGGAGGTGCCAAGCACCACTGTAAAGTGCTTCGGGATAACATCCAAGGTATTAGCAAGCCAGCTATTAGTCACTTGGCTCAACACGGGGGGGTGAAGCATATTTTGGGGTTGATCTACGAAGAGACCTGTGGAGTGCTGAAGGTGTTCTTAGAGAACATGATCTGCGATGCTGTCACTTACACTGAACGTGCCAAGCGAAAGACTGTAACCGCTATGGATGTGGTTTATGCTCTGAAGTGCCAGGGTCGTACTCTCTAA